TCTTTGTAGGGGTTGATCAGACTCTTGAACTAATATTTGCCTGTACATCTTTTCGATGTCGGCAGTAATGGCAAACTGCGGTATCCTGAATCTCAATAGGATTGAGAGAAGGTCGTCTTGAACAACCGGTCCCACTAGTAGCGCATCATTAAGGGATATTCCAGAATCCGTGGTGCATGATGCGTCGAAGACAACACGAAGTTTGGTGGTGATACTGTCGGGCCTCACAACACAATGATGTGGAAGGTAATAGGTTGGAACAAGCGAGTTAGTAGACGCATCATCATCGACCAGTTTCATATGGCCCAGGTTAACGTACTCGTGAATGAAAGCAGAATATGCTTCCTTCAGCTGAGGGTTCGAATTTAAACGACGTTCTAATGAGCAGAATCGACGATCAGCAATATCTCTGGAATTCCCAAGCTGCGAAACCAATGCATCTTTCTTGGGAAGTGCGACAACGAAACGACCGGATGAGTCCCGTTTAACCGTTTTAGCGAAATGATCCTCACACTCCTTTTCTTCCAATGATTGAGTGCTCTTGATATGACACGACTCAGTTTCCCAGAATCGCGTAAGTAGATTTTCGATTGAGGCTTCTAGTACTACATTAGCTACATTGGCGACAGCAGTTCGTTGTTTCTCATCCTTCACTTTTCCTGATACCACCCATCCCAAAGCGGTGTTTTGCAAAATGGGTCCATCGGCACCGATTTTAATCTGACCATCACGCAAAAGCTCATAGAAAACTTGCACGCCAAGTATTAGGTCGATACGTCCCGGTTTGTTGAACGAAGGATCGGCTAACGTAGCATCGGAAGGCAATGTAAAGTCGTTGATATCAACTGGTTTATTAGGCAACTGCATTGTAATCTTGGACAGCACGTGAAATTTCCAGTTGTTCTCAAAATCAGCACGTTGGGATTGAACGCGAATAATGGTAGAGTATTTTGAAGTAGTAGATGACAGCCCTACTCCGCTAATAGGTATGAATTCTCTGGTACGTTTTAGTTGCAGCGTTTGCACCAGACGTTCCGAAACAAAATTCAGCTCAGAACCGGAATCCAAGAGCGCTCGAGCCCAAACGAAATTTGTTGTTGAATCATAAACTTTAACAAGTGCAGTAGAAAGCAAAACAGTGGCAGGAACTAAGCGACATATTTGATTGGTAGGCGACGAAAAGTGGCTAGTCGAAGGGGCAGTGACCGTTGGCTTTGGATTAGCAATCGGCTGACCCTGTTGGGTAGATTGTACGCTTTGCAATTGGTTATTCGGAACAGATGACGACTCATGCTGCGAACCCGCGGATGATGACGAGGACGACGACGATGGTTCAGATTGGATGGATTTATTAGTATTCATCGGGGCGGACGGACGATGCAGCATCGTATGGTGTTTTTGGTGGCATACACGACATGTTCCACCGGAGCAATTATTAGCGATATGCGACGACGATCCAAGACAATTTATGCAAAGCTTTTTAGATTTCGCTTCATCGAATCGTTGTATTGGAGTTAGCTTTCGAAAGTGTTCACACTGATATGGTGAATGTGCAGGTTTTTTACAAAATGGACACGAACTTTTAGGAACAATGGCTGAATGATTTGTGGTTAGCTTCGGTGCTTGGTAGTTTATACGCTGTGAAGGGGAGGAGCGAGAAAAATCTTGCGATCGGGATCTAGATCCAGCTAAAGACTGCAAGACGAGTCCGTGTGAGCGAAGGAATTCAACAAGTTCAGTGTAGGTTGGAACATTTGTCGATTTACGGTGGGTCTCCCAAAGACGCAAGGTTGTTTGATCGAGGCGCGAACTCATCATGAACACTAGCATCGTGCTCCAGTTTTCAGGATTTTCCCCCGCCTTTTGCAGCATTTTCAAATTACGCTCAAAATCGTCGATTAACCGATTAAGGGATTCCGCACATTCCCTTTTCATACCATCAATAGCAAAGAGTGCTTCGACGTATGACTTAACGAGAAGGTATTTATTCTCATATCGCCTATCGAGCAGATCCCATGCAACCGAATAATTGTCTGCTGTTATCTCTATCACATCAATCACACGCTTCGCATCTTTACAAAGAGATGCTACCAAATAGGAGAATTTATCTACCTGACTAAGCATGGGGTTTGAGTCGATCAGGGACAGAAATGTATCACGAAACGATGGCCACTCCTTGATCGATCCGTCGAATAGAGGCAATTTGATTTCAGGCAGTTTTACTCTAGCTGTGGAAGTATGAGCAGGAATCGATTGCACTGCAGGTGAGGGGTTAGTACCATGCGATCGCAATTTGTTAGTGATAAAACCCTTTATTCTCAAGTAAATCAGCTCAAATTCTGCACGTGAATCCTGGTTCACATGTTCAATGCACATCGGATCAATTTCTCCTTCTACTTGCTGCATTTGATCTAAAGCGGAAGCGTCAAAACTTTCTTTCAACCTGGCTTGAAACTCATCAGAGCATTCCAATTGCAATCTGGCATccataaattctgaaaaaatgccTTCTAAACGTTCTCTCCAACCTTCAAGCATATAAATATCTCTATCTTCTTGATAAGTTTGCACTAGATGTTCCAAATTATTTAGCGAGTCTCGCAGAAAACGTTCACGTTTTTCCAGCTTCTTAAGCTCCGTAGCCATTGTGCTCGACGGTAGCAGCAGAATAATTAATCGAACCTCGCGATCCACACGTGCTTATCAAAAttccgatatttttttttcaatcgatcaagcaaaaatacgaaaatatctGCGACTCAGGAATAACGCTCGATTTGGCCTTTCTAGAAGCTCAGCTCACATGCAGCATGCAAATTGTACTTACAATCTTCGATGACTAATCCAAGCCACGCCACTCGGTATGCCCAAGCCACGCTACTCAAACCAGATAACGCCACCAGGTACAATGGATCTCTCGAACAATACAGCATCCATCGGACAATAGCAATCAGCAATACCACTTGAGAAATGCGACTTGGCGCCActtaacagattttttttatcacacgGATTTTGGATCACTTTTGTCTTCTTTATTCTGTTCAGAATATTGGCTATTGGCCGTTGTCCAGTTAATGTCACAAAATTTCTTTGCACAACGTTTCACAGAGTTCAATCACTTTTGCCCGTTTTTGGGCACGAGAATTATTTCCCGTCAGAATATCACTAATTTTCCTATCACTTTGACACCGAATCGCGAATGCGCAAGAACAATTTCCCGCCAGAGTTCGAagtatccggttcgaaggaccacttTTAATGTTCACGATAATACGGTAAATTGTTCTTGACGCCGACAAATTTATTTAGAATGCGAACGAATGACCGGTGTTACTTGTCGACACTTTATTGGGAAATAAGAGAGCTGCTGCTAACAGCTCAAGCTTTTTATAGGCTGCTGTGATCGAGATTTAAGTGGCAATGAACCGGAAGAGCAGTAACAGATCGGTTGATGCGCGTATTGTGGTAAACGAATAGAGCTAGATGCTAAAGCTAGATGCTAGAGCTAGATGAGCAAGAATTTATAGCAGCAGTCCGTCCATAAAATATGGAACGCGTAAACAGATATAATGACCAGTCCCTTTTTAGTGTTCAATAAACGAAGAGAGTGCTCGCaggtcctcttcgagtattgtccaagtttcgtgcccgtagaggacaatcgttctttttcgttctctattcattttcaaacaatttacaCATTCCCATACAGTTGACCTGCActcagatgtcttgtgtttctgactacacctaaagggtgtgtcacatcaaattgcatcacggaaaaaacgctgtagaaattcgcccagtagaccgatccttttgaaaattttagacagtaaaataataactattaaacaacttttggcattttctttttattcatacttcgagcccaagcccgtatgctcgcaccttcctctttaccccgtccatgaggttctgtacaacgtcaggttgtagttttttttgaacagaaatccattttctcttgaagtccgcctccgatttgacaacttttgggttcttccggagggcctgcttcataatcgcccaatatttctctattgggcgaagctccggcgcgttgggcggattcatttcctttggcacgaaggtgaccccgttggcttcgtaccactccaacacgtcctttgaatagtggcacgaagcgagatccggccagaagatggtcgggccctcgtgctgcttcaatagtggtagtaagcgcttctgtaggcactccttaaggtaaacctgcccgtttaccgtgccggtcattacgaagggggcgctccgctttccgcaagagcagatcgcttgccacaccatgtactttttggcaaacttggatagtttctgcttgcgaatctcctccggaacgatgaatttgtcctctgcggagaaaaacaacaggcccggcagctgacgaaagtccgctttgacgtaggtttcgtcgtctattaccaggcaatgcggcttcgtcagcatttcggtgtacagcttccgggctcacgtcttccccaccatgttttgcctttcgtcgcggttaggagccttctgaaccttgtatgtacgcaggccctcccgctgcttggtccgctggacgaatgaacttgacaaattcagcttattggcgacatcccggaccgaacttctcggatcacgtctaaactgcttaactacgcgcttgtgatctttttcactgacggagcatccatttttgccgttcttcaccttccggtc
The Toxorhynchites rutilus septentrionalis strain SRP chromosome 2, ASM2978413v1, whole genome shotgun sequence genome window above contains:
- the LOC129766275 gene encoding uncharacterized protein LOC129766275 — its product is MATELKKLEKRERFLRDSLNNLEHLVQTYQEDRDIYMLEGWRERLEGIFSEFMDARLQLECSDEFQARLKESFDASALDQMQQVEGEIDPMCIEHVNQDSRAEFELIYLRIKGFITNKLRSHGTNPSPAVQSIPAHTSTARVKLPEIKLPLFDGSIKEWPSFRDTFLSLIDSNPMLSQVDKFSYLVASLCKDAKRVIDVIEITADNYSVAWDLLDRRYENKYLLVKSYVEALFAIDGMKRECAESLNRLIDDFERNLKMLQKAGENPENWSTMLVFMMSSRLDQTTLRLWETHRKSTNVPTYTELVEFLRSHGLVLQSLAGSRSRSQDFSRSSPSQRINYQAPKLTTNHSAIVPKSSCPFCKKPAHSPYQCEHFRKLTPIQRFDEAKSKKLCINCLGSSSHIANNCSGGTCRVCHQKHHTMLHRPSAPMNTNKSIQSEPSSSSSSSSAGSQHESSSVPNNQLQSVQSTQQGQPIANPKPTVTAPSTSHFSSPTNQICRLVPATVLLSTALVKVYDSTTNFVWARALLDSGSELNFVSERLVQTLQLKRTREFIPISGVGLSSTTSKYSTIIRVQSQRADFENNWKFHVLSKITMQLPNKPVDINDFTLPSDATLADPSFNKPGRIDLILGVQVFYELLRDGQIKIGADGPILQNTALGWVVSGKVKDEKQRTAVANVANVVLEASIENLLTRFWETESCHIKSTQSLEEKECEDHFAKTVKRDSSGRFVVALPKKDALVSQLGNSRDIADRRFCSLERRLNSNPQLKEAYSAFIHEYVNLGHMKLVDDDASTNSLVPTYYLPHHCVVRPDSITTKLRVVFDASCTTDSGISLNDALLVGPVVQDDLLSILLRFRIPQFAITADIEKMYRQILVQESDQPLQRIRWRDTPSEPIKSYQLTTVTYGTSAAPYLATKCLQKLSEDNTTTYALASVAVGRDFYMDDLLTGADTVEEGRQLCRELLDLTNSAGFSLRKWTSNNPENLTDVPDQLKDERTLLKIDASTSPIKTLGLQWDIVADEFRFEAPTHSDP